Within Anopheles ziemanni chromosome 2, idAnoZiCoDA_A2_x.2, whole genome shotgun sequence, the genomic segment gtgacagttggttgaaaaagcgtttacaaaaatttctaGCATACTTGTGCGAGATCTCCGtcaaaatcttcgcgaaataggtaaTTATTAATTCTAGATCGCAGTATCCATGGTCTCGCGGATAGAAGCAGCTCTTCGGTGTGAAGTGATTGGATATGGATCCTTCTGCTCGCCTtgattgttggaattaagaaGTGTAATGGTCTGCCTTATATGCagccttcctccagaacatatttcgaacgcctcaaTTCCTTGttcataccaaatttgcagttttatcTCACTTTCCTGGCTGCTCGTGAgtggtaaacaaaatttcaaccaactgtcaaaagttttcccacggtttttctctcgttacatggtatgctgcgaccacttttccattgattttggttttttgcttaGTTTTCGAAAACCATTGGTTAAATAAATTTGGTAATCTAATTTTAACGAAAAATGATTGTACTTAAACTGTATGCTCACCATAAAATACCCACTGTTTTTTGGTAGAAAACGGTATCGGATCTTTTTATGCGAGAGCCTTTGCTAATTTACTACGTAGTTGCTAAGGCAGAAAACAAGAGTGACCAATCAACGATTATTATTTAACCAAGCTCaacgtttttattgtttgattgTCCAAAAACTCACACACCCTGATGGATAGTTGAATCTTAACTATGATTCACATCTACCCGTTTCGAAAgaattatgaaattttatgtaaataattctccgaaaataatgttttaaagTGTCTTAATAAGTTAAAACAATCTTAcaataaacaaatgcaaatcTCCTATTCGGTTTCATTTCGCTTTACATTttggtaaacatttttcattacaaGGCGGTTACACAGGCCTCAACTGGATGAAGAGCAATTAAACCTACCTCCCTTGTTTCCACCAATAAACAGGATTTCaatcaccatttttttttaatgcaacgtTTTCAATGGTTAAgaggaataatttattttcagttgAGTGGATTCAATTTTTTCACAACCAAGAAATACGATtcggaacattttcatacatgACGAATGCCTGACGACCGATCTACAATATACTGCCCCGTGACAGTAACATTAACTCTTCTCGGAAATAGGTTAAGTCCTACAAGAGAATGTCGAGTAATTGATAAAAaggcaaaagcaaaataaaaagacaaacaaaataaaatactgaACTCGATAACGAGTAAGTTAATCTATTTCTTCTGAATCTTGATTTCCGGAGGAGTTGATTCACATCCTCAACTTTTATACTTCAAGTCAATCACACTGTTAGGATTCGTCCTAACGAGCGccaataaaaaagaataaaaaaggatTTCTTATTAGCACTTAACCTTTTTATCGCAACTTCTGATTTTTGCCCGATTTCCTCCATTTATATTTTCGACCCGGAGGCGTTCGCCGACCTGAGAGGTCAACGATCGGCGATCAGTCAGCTGTTCGCTGAAGTTCCCGTTTTTGGTGTTACCGTTATCTGTCGGGGTATCTTTTCTGAGTCGAATAGACAACTGGCGTAAGGaacgaaaagtgtttctaacactCACTATAGAAGTAGATCTATCAGTCGACtgataatttttaaacatcGAGAGTGATGTGTGCTCACTAGGAAGACAATATTTGAAGCCTTGCTAAGCCCTAACTCGTCGATCTGCATAATACTTTATCCATTTTGGGTCGAAACTATCGGCGATATCTTGCCATGATCGATCAAATCCTCCACGTTGGATCACGGCAACCTGTGAAataccatgcgcctccatctgGGAGTTTCGCAACGAGACCTCTGTTTGGATAAGCAAACCCATGAACATGAACGGCTTAGCAATCTATGCTTCGTTTCCAGTTTGGGACCTTGAAAACTACCAAGTAACCACCTGCTCGTAGCGGGAAGGCCCTCGAGAGGTTCCCTTTTATAACTTCCAATCTTCGAAATTTCTTATCAACCGGGAAGTATTCTGCCACCGCAACCCCCTTCCAACCCACCGAGCGTTGCCAACGAACCGAAGCGCCCGAAGATGTCATCGCGTCTTTATCGGCGCGCTTGGATTTGTCAACGAGAGTGAACCACCTGCCAGCGAACAACCGAACCGGCCACCGATAGTGGCCACGGTCACTCTAttcccactctctctctctctctctctctctctctctctttctctctctctctctcgctcttgccCTCTCCCTTGCCCTACAACGAAGGCCTGAACAACGTGAAGGTGCATTTTTCAATCCCAGACCTTCGCAATGTTTTCGCGACAATGACGTGCCGGTTTTTGGGAGGCCTTCTTCCGAGTGGCCTCCCTCGGAACACGCACACAGGCTTTGTACGGATACTGTACCGTTCACTGTGGTTGTGTGACTTACCCCGGCACTTCCCTCGATCGGTGGACGGAACCCCCCTCCTGCGACAACCGAATCGAAGAGGACCTTATCAGTCTTCCCAGAGTCCGGTGAGCCTCGGCTACACCTCCTCCGCACAATCAgcgcgcgtatgtgtgtgtttgtatgattGAATTGGGGATGCTCCCGCTTCCGACGAGGCTCCACACACACCGTCCATCCGGCGCTGGGGTGGCTTAGTAGGGGTGCTCCCATGTGTTGTATTAAAATGTGCGCGACTCGGGCGGGAGACTTTCAGTCAGAATTTAGAACTCGTAGCGCTCGGATCCGCGGTTTGGTTCCGTGGCGtggttcaaaaaacaaaatcataaaaaataggGTAAAGAAGGGCAAGAAAAGTCATTGCGGGCGCGCGCGGGCGAGAGGAAGTGATAACGACAAGTCGGTGCCCAAGTGATGGCAGTTTTGTTAATGCTTTTCTTAACCTGGGTGGCATAATTTAACATTCGAGTGCgcgagtttttgtttgtcgcATGTGGTCTGTCGCCACCCCTTCCACCCTGTGCGCCTACCCAGCATTCATCCGTCCATACTTATAGTTTTATAAGCCGCAGAGATAAGCCGAAAAAGTATGACTTTTTGGCCTATGTGAAGAAGCGTCCAGAGCGCAGAGTATTCCGTGTCTAGTCCAGTTGCAGGAAGCAAATTTTAAGTCCCACCTTGaatgcgcgtgtgtgtgcgtgtgtgttttatgcAAATAAGCTAGCTGCTAGTGGCTTTAAGCCAGTGAGAAGAAGGAGAGATTGTTCGCGCAAAAAAGATAAGCGTGCGAAGTGAATAGACAAGTGTGTGCCTGCGGTCCAAGCAATAGCGAATTATTGGACCGATTAAGACAGTGTGTGCCACTAACCAAAGAAGAGATAGATGACATAAAAGAACAGCGCCAACTAAATAACGCGTGTGTGAACGGCTTGCCAGAATGCTAATCAACAAAGAAACCATTCCGTACAGGATGGGCCTGCAGCCCTTCTACTACTACCAGTCGTCGCCGCCGGTGAAAAATGAACGTCTAGGTGGTTACCACCCGATCACGCCGCCCTACCACCACCCGTACGATTTTGTCCTCCCGATGCAGTCGCCCGCCAACTCGGCGGCCGCGGCAGCAGTGGCGGCGGTAGCGGCCGCCGCTGGTCTCCCCGTACCGAGCGGAGGCTCCCCCCGCTCTCCCACGTCCAGCTCCGGAGCGTCGTCCTCGTCCGGATCGCCACTCTACTTCTACATGAACGACCGTGCCACGGCCCGTTCCGACGGAACCGAAGATATCAGCTCGGTGCCGCTGTCACCGCCACACACTCCACCACTCCGGGAACACGCACCGCTAATGGTCACCGGCAAGTACGGAGCGCTATCGAATATATCCGGCACCGATCCGGCGCTCACTTCCGGGGCCGCGGCTGGAACGCGCAACTCCGTCATCATGAAGGTGCAGAACCAGCAGGTGGTTCCGATACAGCGCGACACCGACACCAGCTCACCATCAGAGCCGGAAACGGTGGAAGAGTTCATCTGCCGCTGGGAAAATTGCTACTGGTAAGAGACTATTTCTGTCACCCTTTAGTAGGTTAGGGCCTAATATATACAGTCGGCATTTCAACAAAAGTTGTTCTGAAAAGTATGCTACATCCTTTTGGCGGAGTCGTTCTTTACCTTTCTTATTGAACACTGAACACTGATTCTAAATGCCGAAGCAATCGTCCTACATCAACTTCATTTTTAGCAATTGTGTATTGCTGCCTTTTTTCGTCAGGTTAATCACACAATTGCTATaaaccagcatcccattcgttgCCATAAAACTAATTACGCGCCTATGTTTATGCAATTGTCATTGCATTGCGTAATTCCTTTGgtatgtttgatttttgcgAATTTTATTCTTcgtttaattgttttgttataaaaatctATATAGTTTGCTTAAACGATGTTAATACTTTTCATTCCCTTGGTATCAATAACCTGGTAAAAATTGTATAAGAGGTTTTTCATATTGTTTTAGagtaaacaaaaatgaaaacatagtAACTCCTGAAAGATTTTAAGtttataaatgaaacaagaataAAACTTTAACTATTTACTTACTAACAATCAAAGATattgcagaagaagaagaagaactgtTTGATAGTGGTACTCATGCTAAGAAAAGtagttttcattatttcactGTTTAGTGTTACCCATGACCGACTGACGAAGTTTCAACCGATGTAAAAAGACAACCCTTTCTACTAGCATCTTTAAGCATTCCGTTATCTTGGTTTCCCACCGCGGATCATATAACTGTCTCCAGATATAGTCACACGGTTGCTTCTACGCCCGGTGTCTCAGGCGTTCATCTTATAGTACGAGGGTGAAAAACCTCCCCCGTAGCCACCGGCCGACAATGCAAACAAATGCCCTTAGCGTCCACCACGTTCCCCTGGTATGCCATCGGGTTGTTCTGATTCCGTGTAGAGACACGTTTTCGTGTGCACACGTCACGCACGCTGGAGAGAATCGGAGATCTGAACCGAATGtcaaccgtcgtcgtcgttgtgtaGGGGTGCTGCTTCCACCAACACTCACTTGACTGAGCACAACACTTGACTCTTTGATGTGCAAGGATATTTACTTCCCTGAGTCTTTATGGTCAATTGGCgattggaaatgttttgacTCCAGGTTCTATATTATTCAGTTTTTCATAATTATGtggtattttcttctttttgaatTTAAGTTACAATATGAGATTTGATGAACAAACTGAAAATTAGTCAAATTTCAGTTTCGATTGATCAGTTAGTGCCAAATGGACATTTTAGCCATTGTCAAGGTGAattcaaagtaaacaaactcaCATCctgtaaacatatttttctgttccaCTTTATGAGTATGTTTACTGTTTTTGCGATTGCTTATGCCCTGCAATGGTTTATCAGTTGCCAAATTATTCCGGTGATGTTTATACACTGATTTTCTACATCTGTGCATAAACGTCTTCCTTTTATTACTGATAACTGAACGCTGAATTCTTAATTCAGATTCTTTGTGGTGCTATAAACAGTTCACTCTCTTGTCGCTTTCAGCTGTTCACGTTTCTAACTCATGACGTATCGCTgcttatatttattttcactttttcgatTGGAATTCACGGAGCTGTTTTAACATTCACCTTattctgatttgtttttcttcttccattcAACAAAAACTCACGCGATACGATAAGAAATTGTTTCGCAACGTTGAACCATTCGAGCCCACGTGGTCCTCTATCGGTTAGAAAACAAGTCACACCCTTCCTAACGCCATTCGGATTAGGTTGGATTATAATGTTGccaaaattttcaattgcacaccataaacaaaaagaaaataggtATTGGAACACACAAACAGGCTGTGAGACCTACTCCTGCcatgaaacaaatacaaagTTCGGGCATGATAATGgttgtaaaaaaatggaaccatTCACAACACCGTTGCTTTACCGGTGGCTTCTTTGTCTGGCTCGGCAAggtttgtgtttcattttttcggcAAGCCCCGAAAGACCCACCGGTGGATATCTTATCAAGTTCACTTCCGCTACGTGACGTCTTGCTGGGGTTTGCCGGTAGGGTCTCTCCCACGGGAACCTCCCACCATAAAAGATATCCGCCTGAGAACCCCTGTTATGAAACCCTTTGATTCGTCATACATCTAActcaaggtttttttttctcttcgttcttcttcttcgaaacAGTGTGTTCTTCAAGCTGGAAGATCTAGCAAGTCACGTCACGCAGAAGCACGCCGTCATCGGGCTGGACGGGCTATACTACTGTCGCTGGGAGCGCTGCCTGCGTCAGGATCGTGGCTTTAACGCGCGCTACAAAATGCTGGTGCACGTGCGCACACACACCAAGGAGAAGCCCCACCAGTGTGGCAAGTGTGGCAAGTGTTTTTCGCGCGCCGAAAACCTGAAGATCCACTTGCGCTCCCACTCGGGCGAAAAGCCGTACGTCTGCCCGGTCGAGGTAGGTCTTTCCTGGCTGACTCTTCCAATTTCGTTCCCGATCGCTAACGTGTTCCGGTTGGTGTTTATTTCAGGGATGCAATAAAGCCTACTCGAACTCGTCGGATCGCTTCAAGCACACCCGGACACACGCGAACGACAAGCCGTACGTGTGCAAGGTGGCCGGATGCAACAAGCGCTACACCGACCCGTCCTCACTCCGGAAGCACGTGAAAACGTTCAAACACCCGAACCAATCGTCGCAGAACCCGCTGGCGGACGCGTACTGCATGGAGTACGAGAGCTACTCGCAGGACAGCACCCGGTCGGACGCGACCGGTTCGAACCCGAGCATCGCCTCGCCGCTGCCGTCGGCCGATTTCGACCCGGAGGACATCGGCGAGCTGATCGATGTGGTCAACCTCGACGGGCGGTGCGACGAAGCGATGATATACGGCGAGTACGAACGCTTCCACCGTCTCGGGGAGTCGTGCGGCCATCCGGCCTGTGGCGGAAATGAACGCCTGCTGCTGGCCAGCGACGAGCTGGTCGATCCGACAGAGACGGACGAGATGCACGACGCCAGCCAGCTCGAGGGCGAGggtgacgacgatgacgatgagcaTGGTACGACGGCCGTGTACGCAACCACCGCCGAGGCATGGGCCGTTCCTGCGGTCCTCAACAAAATCCCACCAGATAGTGACGCCCCGGAGGAAGGTGAACCCCGCGGCGTCAACGTTGGTGCTGGTGGCGATGGCGGCGGCGCCCCCACCAGCGCCAAATCGATCGAAGACGACGAGCTGTGCAGAGCCGTACGGAGGCTGAACGGCAAGCCGAAGGCTCAGGTGCTCAAGATGGACGTCGACGGTCCGCTCGATCTCAGTATACATCACCGTTGAAAGTGGCACGGCTGCGACGAAGTCGCCTGGTGCACGTcgtggttttgctttttcaatcGGAATTTTCCCCATGTACCCACTCCCAAACCCAATCCCCTTTCCCGCACCCTACCCATCCCCAAAAACAACTTTGCAACTGTGTTCTGCAACGCAACTGATGGATTTTGTAGTTAGTAAGCAATTCGTTTTTTACAACTTATATACTTAACTATAACAAGAAATACTTACAACTAAagctaaaacatttttaaaacatttttaaacaacacAGAAAAGGCAAATTATTGTCTACAAACGTTataaaatcgaaacaaagcGAAAAGTGCTATCAAAAGTGggtaaaatacacacacacacacaaatggtGTGTggcatgaaaagaaaacaacggtTTATTAGCATGTTCAACACGTTTTTGCAACTGCAAGAAGTAAGAAGCAAAGCGGAGAAAGTAAACGAACAaatgaatttatggaaaaagcAGCTAAGCTAAAGTAGCATGATGTTTGAAGCGAAGACAAGCGTCTTCGAAAAGAACCAAGAATCGAATGATGAGCAggaaagatggaaaaataaataggcGAGAGAGTGTGTCAAGAATAGGCGAGAGAGTGTGTCAAAGTGTAGGAGAACAAACACTGTGGTTTGAAATGAAACTCAATTTCTAATAACTAGAAACAacctactactactactactactacttctactATTACTACTTGTTACAAACTTTGCAATTATGTGCagtgaatgaataaataatttcactAAAGGTGATGGTTAACAACCACTGGAAATCTATAGGAAAGAAGGATAATGTTATGGatattttgaacaaaaatcaacgTACAAATGTGATTATGGTAATATTTATTCACAATGGAACAGTCTTTAAACTAGTGCTTCTCATACCCTGAATTCTTTCCCAGCTGTTCTG encodes:
- the LOC131294080 gene encoding zinc finger protein GLI4, yielding MLINKETIPYRMGLQPFYYYQSSPPVKNERLGGYHPITPPYHHPYDFVLPMQSPANSAAAAAVAAVAAAAGLPVPSGGSPRSPTSSSGASSSSGSPLYFYMNDRATARSDGTEDISSVPLSPPHTPPLREHAPLMVTGKYGALSNISGTDPALTSGAAAGTRNSVIMKVQNQQVVPIQRDTDTSSPSEPETVEEFICRWENCYCVFFKLEDLASHVTQKHAVIGLDGLYYCRWERCLRQDRGFNARYKMLVHVRTHTKEKPHQCGKCGKCFSRAENLKIHLRSHSGEKPYVCPVEGCNKAYSNSSDRFKHTRTHANDKPYVCKVAGCNKRYTDPSSLRKHVKTFKHPNQSSQNPLADAYCMEYESYSQDSTRSDATGSNPSIASPLPSADFDPEDIGELIDVVNLDGRCDEAMIYGEYERFHRLGESCGHPACGGNERLLLASDELVDPTETDEMHDASQLEGEGDDDDDEHGTTAVYATTAEAWAVPAVLNKIPPDSDAPEEGEPRGVNVGAGGDGGGAPTSAKSIEDDELCRAVRRLNGKPKAQVLKMDVDGPLDLSIHHR